The region ACTGGGCGTCGTGGCAATGTGCGTTGTCACCGGGGGACCGAGGAAATCAAGCATCTGGCTGAAGTTCGATTTCTGGAATGGAGATACCCGGGCGTCGATTGCGATTCGCTCCAGCCCTTCGTCATTCAGTTTGAAGCGATGGATGCCGACCATCAACGGGTTCATCTGTCGCCACTGTGTCATATGGAATTGACGCAGGCGATTGAATTCGGAAACCTCCTGCGGCGTCATCCCGATGATGTCCATGTCGGGAATCGGGACGAAATGACCACGACCTCCCCGGATGGAATCGCCCAACGTGTCGCCGGTAACGATGGTATGACTGCCGTCGGCGCGTTGACCGAAATTTCGAGGCAGGAAACCAGCCGCGATCAGTCCTTCGACCGAAGTGTCTTGAAAGCCTTCATTATTGGCTGCGGCAGTTGCCATCTGCTGCAGTTCCATCTCGATCACGCTTTGCAGTCGGCGACGCATCTCTACGCGATACTGCGGCGAGTACAAACCGCGGAAGAACTGCGACGAGAGATAGACAAAGACGGTGTCTTTACGGCTAACCGGCATCAAACCGCGGGCATAGCGGAACTCGCGTGAATTGGCCAGGCTGGTCGACGATTTCTCTAGCGAGAGAAAACGCTCCATGATTGCCCGAGAGGTCGTTACCAGGTGAAAGTCGCCGCGAGCGTAATAGAACGATCGCAGCGTATTGTCAGGCGTCGACAGGAACGAAACCTCTTTGCCATCGATCGTAATTGTTTCGAGCGTGGCTCCTTGCTTCTTAAAGTCGCGAAGCGCATCGCGGCGGTTCTTTTGGATGTCGTTGGCCAGCAGGGCACTTTGCTTCGCATGGAATAGCATCCCCAGTGCGCCCCCTTCTCGCGTGTAGGTATCGCGTCCGATCAGTGCGACATCTTGTACGACGCGGTCACCGAAGATCTCGGCAAGCTCTGACTGCTTCAGCGAGAGTTGTCGCTGTACCACTTCGTTCAAATGAACGGCGACACGGCGATTGGAAACCATTCGCGACAAATCGCCCCCGTTCCGCTCGAGCAGTTTATTGAGCCACAGGTAATTGCTCAGCGAACCGAAGCGAACGTAGAAACATTCCTCCGGCACGTACTTGGCGATCGGTTCGATCTCGACGTCGGGCTGCGGATCGGGGACGGCGAGTGGTGCCCATTCAATCGGAGGTACCACAGGACCGAGCTGGCCGTTGGCGGCGATCTCGTTGTTCATGATCGCTTTCAGCATCGCATCGTGGACCGCTTCAGTTCCCATCAACTGACTTAGCGACTGACTCGGATCGAGTGCGGAGCGGTCGGCGAATACTTTTTCGCTCAACGGTGGCGGCGACAATCCAAGCCGCCCGGAAAGCATCATCGATAAATACGTCTCCAGGACCGGTGGATGCTCGATGGAACTGGCACGGTCGCGGACAACTTCGTGGTAGCTACGCCACCATTGCCGCATCAAACTGTTGTAAGGTCCGTCGCGGCGAATCTTAGGCACCACATGCACGCGGTGAGGTGTCGGTGTGTTGACGGTGACGTCCATCGGAGCACTGCCGCGGAACAGGAAGTGGATTTCAACTTCCTGCGGAGGCGTGACTTGATCCGCCCCCATCAGTGACTGAAGCAGCGGAAGAAAACGTTTCGGCTTAAAGACAGGGTAAAAGATTCGGCCGTCTGGATCCGAGATGGAGAATGCCTGGCTATCGATTGGATCGCCGAAATCGGCTCGTTGAAACGGAATCACCATGCGAGCGACGCCCCATGGTTCGCCGGCGATGGCGTTGACTTGCTGCGCGAAGCTGGATTGGGCGGTCCCCATCAGCAAGAGCAGGGTGGCGCAAAATACGATCCGTCGAGTCAGGCAGGCCATCGATTGCTTCTCCAAAATAAACATTTCCCAATGATCTCATGGTTCGCCGATTTGGGAAACCTGTCAAGGGAAAGTCGATGGGGCTATTTAAGTCGTTTCAGGCCCAGTTTTTCCCGCTGTTGATTAAGCTGGGCAAACGCGGCCGATTCGTTTTTCAGAAACTTCACCAATTGATTGGTCGAACACTGCAAATGGCTTGCCGCTGCGGCAGCGTCCCACTGGTTAAACGTCAGCACAGCAATTGCTTCGGCCAAAAGGGACGGGAAATCGTCGTGCGTCGGGTTAATGGCAAGTTTTCCACTACGCAAGCGAGAACGCCAAAGTTCGCTGGGAGAACTGGACAGATCGAAGTTCGCTGGTGGATCAAGAGCCAGTTTCACACGGAGACGAAAGATGGCGACCTGGCGATTGGCCTCTTGGCTGCGGCGCTCGTTGGCCTCGCCTGACTTGCCAGAGATAGGATCGTGAATGACGACCGCGGTTTCCACTTTATTGCGATGCTGCCCGCCTGGGCCGCCGCGACGCAGGCGTTGGATGTCGCACTGCTTGAGAAGCTGCTCGGCCGGCCAGGCTGCCGGGTGATCGATACCTTGAGGCATATTTGCTTACTTCACGATACTGATCGATTGGCCATTCTCTTCCGCGCCGAGCGAAAGAATGAACGGCACTGCGTACTGGGCCCAGTCTTCCGGTTTAGGAGCACTCGAGGCCCCTTCGGAGAAGCACTTCTCGAGCATATCGGTGTGGATCATGCCAGGGCCCAGGGGAATAGCAGCCATGCCGTCGGGGAGCTCTTGTGCCAGTGACTTAGTCAGCCCTTCGATGGCAAATTTGGTGGCACAGTAAGGACCAACATTGGGTGAAGTGGTTCGTCCCCAACCGGAACTGAAATTGATGATGACGCCTTCACGCTGCTCGATCATCTTGGGGGCGAACACTTTAACGACGTGAAAGACCCCTTGAATGTTGATGTCGAGCATGTGCGAAAACTCATCGACGGGAACCTGCCAGACAGGGTTGGTTTCGTTGATGATCGCAGCGTTGTTGATCAACAAGTCAGGCACACCAAAGGTTTCCACAACCGAACGATGCCACTTCTTCACGTCATGCCAATTGGTCACATCGACTACATCAAAACGATGAGGCGAGCCATATTGTTCGCTCAGTTGTTCGATTTTGTCGGCGGAACGCCCACACCCGGCGACTTGATGGCCGGCGGCGATAAAGCCATCGACCATGGCACGGCCGAGCCCCTTTGTAGCGCCGGTAACGACAATTTTGCGAGCCATGGTCGGATCCTTGTGAGGGCTATCGATGTGCTGGTCCGTCGGTCATTACAATGGCCCAGGATGAAAGACGCAACCATGGCAAACAGAATCCCCCGTTACGAGCCAAGCTTGTCGCTCCCGCGTGAAGCGTACGTTCCGGGACAATCGGCACGGCCGAGCGAGACTTTTGCTGGGGAAACGCCTCAGCAATCGATTCGTTTCGGGATCGACCTATTCAATGGTGGCTTCTATTGGGAGGCACACGAAGCGTGGGAAGCGGCGTGGATGACGCTGGGTAGAAATGGAGCAGCGGCAGACACGCTGCAAGGCTTAATTCACTTGGCCGCGTGCGGGGTGAAAGCTCGCCAAGCGTCGGTTCATGGAGTTTCCACGCATGCCGAAAAAGCGATTCAACGATGGTGCAATGCGGAGGAAGACCTTGGCATCGCTTCGCTGAGCAAGCTCACCGAGCAGGTAAAGAAAGTCCGGCAGACTCCCAGTCGTATCCTTGCCAAAACGCAGGAAAACGTGGTTATCGTGTTCGACTTCCAAATCGAATTGTCGGGCGGTTAGTTCTCGGCTTTGGCCATCGCTTCGATCTTCGGGGTCAAGCCGCGGCGATACTCGCGTGGGAGATAATCCCGTTCGACGAGTTCCGGATCGTACTGCGTCCAAGTCTCGCGCATGTTCTTACCGACCACGCTGCGGATGACATCGCCATCGCGCCAGGTGGTGGTATAGGCCCCGTCGGTCCATCGCTTTCGGGGAACTTGCCAAGAACTCTTCAGCAGACGCCATGCGGTAACGTGGAACCGGGCATCGCTGTGCGACCATTCATAGAAGATGACCTGGTCGAAGATCAAACGGCCTTGTGAATCGTAGTAGTGGTTCACCTCGATCAGGTCGACCTGATCCTGGACCACTGGCGTGTGGGGCGAGGCCCCAAGAATCATCCACAAGGCAGCTACCGAAAAAGTAACACCACTCATAATTTCCTCCCTAACGGTCCGTCGTGTAAGGGCAGTTGTGGCAGAGTAGGGTGTATCTATATTCGAATTTCGGATAGGGCAATGTCGATTGATCAGGATTTATGAAGACATGCTGAAAACCACAGAAAAAACGGGCTAAGAGCTGCTAGCTGCTTGCCGCAATGGCAATGCGGTGCCCTTAGGCAATTCGGGTGGATGTTCTTCCAATTACCTGTTAGCGGCGGATGTACTCTGAGAAGTTTTCGTCGTCGCGATAACGCTCGGCGAGATGATTGATTCTCGACTCGCTGCGTAGCTGTTCAAAGGGAACCGTCGTGTCGAGCAGCCCAAGCGAGTAAGCGTATTCGTCGCTGTAGCCAGGCAGAAGAATCCGCATATCATACGGCACGCTCTTCGGGGCGATTTTATTCACGTGCGAAACAATGTTCGTCGTGCAGTTGTTCGTCAGCGTGTTATAGAACTCAGGCTTCGCGGCAAGTTCGTTGGCTCGTTTAACCACATCCAGGAACAGTGCCTGGGCTTGCTCTGGCTGGGCAACGGTTCGGTATAGATAGACGTCGCTCTTGTAATAGTTAGAACTCAAGTTGATGACGTCCCGTTCGTCGCCGATCACGTACATCAGTTCATACTGGTTGAAGAATCCTTTCCAGGCCGAGTATTCTTCAGTAGCTTCCTTGCGGATTTCGACCGAGGAAACCAGGTATTCGCCATCTTTCATCCCGAAGCTCAGCATCGTGTGAGCGACGCTCGGAGTGTCTTTAAAAGGTACGACGATGAAGTCGACGGTCTCGATATCGCTCAGGCGAATGTCTTTGTCGTAGTACTGTACGACATAGTCGTCCGCAGTCGCGTAGCGGCAATTGCGAACATTGTGGATCGTGATCTGATCGCCTCGAACTTCGCCGATCGGCAGTCGGGCTTGATCAGGGGCCCAGTTGCGGTTGTTGGTCGCAACGATTGCTTTGCAGCCTGTCGACATCGCGACTAGACACAGCATTCCCACTGCCAGCCCAAGGCGGCATGCGACCATTCGAGTTAGAATCGAAAGCGTTAGCACCGGGAAAATCATAGGGGGAGATACAGGGGACGACTTTCGCGGTGCAACTTATAGGAAACCGGTGCTGGCAACGCAACGCCAATGACGCATTTTGCTAGCGAAACGGTTGCTACTGCTGCTAGGGTATCAGACCAAAGTGCCGACAGCCGGCGAGAACCCCACTGGTAGCATGCTTGCGAGCAATGTAGACCCGATCGACTTGCCGCTTGCTTTCATAGTGCTGGTGGACCGTTTCCATGAGATCGCCTGAAGCGTTTCCGACAACGATCGTTCGATAGCCGGCAGTCATTGCGGCTAAGTCATTGCCGGAATCCCCGGAGAAGACCAGCTCTTTGTTATCCAGTCCGGTATGGTCGGTCCACCACTGCAACGCGTAGGCCTTGGAAACGTCCGTAGGCAACAGATCGATCAAGCCATCGCCGGTGAAAGGATCGACACTACTTATCACGCTGTACGGCAGTTCGCGATGGGTAATAGTGTCCAGCACGTCGTCGTGAATTTTGCGGAGCTGCTTGGCATCGCAGTAAAAGCTGAGCTTGAACTTCCCCTGCTTCTCTTCCTCCTGCAGACGGAGTGCCTGGTTCTCGGCAAACTGTTCGCGAATTTTGCCTGGCGAGAATTCACCGACGATCGATTGCAGGTGATCGACATAAGGATCGGCCACGGTGAACGTACCATCCTCATTTCGCTGATAGATCGAACTGCCTACGTCGCAGATCACCCAGTCAGGCTTGGGCAGCGCGTAGCGGCTGATGGCATCTTGAACCGATTCCAAATGACGCCCTGTCACAAAGGTCAACGTGACCTGATTGGCGCGGAGGGCTTCCTCCAATTGAACTAAGTCGGCTTTGTTTTCTTCGTTGCCCTCAAGGGGAATGAAAGTTCCATCCAAGTCGGTAGCGAGAACTTTGCTCACGTTACGTCCCTTTTGTCCGATTTGAGTTTGTGCCGTTGGAATGCTAAAACAATGTTACTCAATTACTAAACGATCCGTCTAACCGATCGATATAGATTCGTGTCTACTCCGACTGCAAGTCGCTCGCCATTGATATTGGGGGAAGTCCTTTTTGACCGCTTCCCAGATGGCCGCCATGTTCTCGGCGGCGCTCCGTTTAACGTTGCTTGGAATGTCCACGGCATGGGCTTTTCGCCCTGTATGGTCACCGCTGTCGGCTCGGACGAGCCCGGCGACGATGTCCGTAACGCAATGTCCAACTGGGGCATGTCAGCCAACTTCGTGCAGACGGTCGAAGACAAGCCTACGGGTGCCGTTGAAGTCACGTTAAAAGATGGCGAACCGGTCTACGACATTTTGAAAGAGCGCGCTTGGGATTACATCGAGCCGCCCCAGATCGAAGACTTTTCTAGCTTCTCTTATCTGTATTACGGCAGTCTTGCGTATCGTAGCGAACGCACAGCCGCCACGATCCGCAAATTGATCGAAGAAAGTGGCTTGCCCCGCTTCGTTGATCTGAACGTACGTCCTCCATGGTTTGACGAATCTTGGGTGGATGTGCTCGTTGATGGGGCGGATTGGCTGAAATTGAACCACGACGAACTTCAACGACTCACTCAGATGCCGTGCGAGACCCAAGGCCAAGTCCGTCAGGCGGTCGATAAATTCCGTACGGGGCACAAAGTCGCCAATTTCTGTATCACATCTGGCTCGAAAGGTGCTTTTCTTGCCACAGAAGATGGTGATGGCATCGAAATTGCAGTCACCAAACCAGATCCTCTCGTCGACACTGTCGGGGCAGGGGATGGATTCGCGTCAGTCCTTCTTGCCGGACTGATATCGGGCCGCCCTTTGCGTCAGGTTGGCGAAGCAGCGTCTCGATTCGCCGGAAAAGTTTGCGAGAACCATGGGGCAACTTGCCAAGACAAGTCGTTCTATGAAGACGTCTTCATCTGAGGAGCGTTGCCGATTCCGAGAGCTTTTCCACAACCAACAACCTTCAAAGAATGACTCTCCATGAAGATCGCTCTGATAAGCTTACATGGCTTAATCCGCGCCCACGATGCCGAACTCGGTCGCGACGCGGATACGGGCGGCCAGGTCAAGTATGTCCTGGAATTGGCCGCGGAACTGGCCAAGCAGCCCGGTGTCTCTGAAGTTGAACTACTAACACGTCAAATCATCGACGACCGCGTCTCCGACGACTACGCGCAAGTCGAAGAACCGATCTGCGAAAACGCGAAGATCGTACGTATTCCATTTGGACCAAAGCGCTATATCCGCAAAGAATCGCTTTGGCCGTACATCGAATTCTTCGTCGATCAAACACTGCATCACTTCCGTCGAGCCGGCTTGCCAGATCTGATTCATGGCCACTATGCCGACGCTGGTTTGGCCGGGGCGCAGCTCGCTCGTCTGCTGCACATTCCGTTTGTCTTCACGGGGCACTCTTTAGGACGAGTGAAGCAAGAACGGTTGATTGCGAAAGGGAAGTCGATCGAAGACCTCGAGCGTCGTTACAAGCTCTCGCAGCGAATCGAAGCCGAAGAGGTCGCACTCGAAACCGCTTCCATGGTGGTTGCAAGTACGAACCAGGAAGTCGAACAGCAGTACGAAAAGTACGAAAACTACGTACCCGATCGCATGGAAGTGATTCCGCCGGGCGTGAATCTCCAGTCGTTTGCGCCTCCTAAATCGAAGGACGACGACTACACGATCGGGCCTCAGATCGAGCGATTTTTGCGAGATCCAAGCAAGCCGCCTCTGATCGCCATGGCACGGCCGGACGAGCGTAAAAACCTGGAGATGCTCGTCCGTGTGTATGGCGAAAGCAAGCGACTGCAAGAGTTGTCGAACCTTGTGTTGATCATGGGAACACGAGAGACGCTCAAGGATCTTGCCCCTGCTCAGCGGCGAATTGTCGAACAAATCTTGGGACGCATTGACGATTACGAT is a window of Bremerella sp. TYQ1 DNA encoding:
- a CDS encoding peptide chain release factor-like protein, whose product is MPQGIDHPAAWPAEQLLKQCDIQRLRRGGPGGQHRNKVETAVVIHDPISGKSGEANERRSQEANRQVAIFRLRVKLALDPPANFDLSSSPSELWRSRLRSGKLAINPTHDDFPSLLAEAIAVLTFNQWDAAAAASHLQCSTNQLVKFLKNESAAFAQLNQQREKLGLKRLK
- a CDS encoding SDR family oxidoreductase, encoding MARKIVVTGATKGLGRAMVDGFIAAGHQVAGCGRSADKIEQLSEQYGSPHRFDVVDVTNWHDVKKWHRSVVETFGVPDLLINNAAIINETNPVWQVPVDEFSHMLDINIQGVFHVVKVFAPKMIEQREGVIINFSSGWGRTTSPNVGPYCATKFAIEGLTKSLAQELPDGMAAIPLGPGMIHTDMLEKCFSEGASSAPKPEDWAQYAVPFILSLGAEENGQSISIVK
- a CDS encoding DUF309 domain-containing protein gives rise to the protein MANRIPRYEPSLSLPREAYVPGQSARPSETFAGETPQQSIRFGIDLFNGGFYWEAHEAWEAAWMTLGRNGAAADTLQGLIHLAACGVKARQASVHGVSTHAEKAIQRWCNAEEDLGIASLSKLTEQVKKVRQTPSRILAKTQENVVIVFDFQIELSGG
- a CDS encoding DUF4105 domain-containing protein, which translates into the protein MLCLVAMSTGCKAIVATNNRNWAPDQARLPIGEVRGDQITIHNVRNCRYATADDYVVQYYDKDIRLSDIETVDFIVVPFKDTPSVAHTMLSFGMKDGEYLVSSVEIRKEATEEYSAWKGFFNQYELMYVIGDERDVINLSSNYYKSDVYLYRTVAQPEQAQALFLDVVKRANELAAKPEFYNTLTNNCTTNIVSHVNKIAPKSVPYDMRILLPGYSDEYAYSLGLLDTTVPFEQLRSESRINHLAERYRDDENFSEYIRR
- a CDS encoding HAD-IIB family hydrolase, translated to MSKVLATDLDGTFIPLEGNEENKADLVQLEEALRANQVTLTFVTGRHLESVQDAISRYALPKPDWVICDVGSSIYQRNEDGTFTVADPYVDHLQSIVGEFSPGKIREQFAENQALRLQEEEKQGKFKLSFYCDAKQLRKIHDDVLDTITHRELPYSVISSVDPFTGDGLIDLLPTDVSKAYALQWWTDHTGLDNKELVFSGDSGNDLAAMTAGYRTIVVGNASGDLMETVHQHYESKRQVDRVYIARKHATSGVLAGCRHFGLIP
- a CDS encoding PfkB family carbohydrate kinase; translated protein: MSTPTASRSPLILGEVLFDRFPDGRHVLGGAPFNVAWNVHGMGFSPCMVTAVGSDEPGDDVRNAMSNWGMSANFVQTVEDKPTGAVEVTLKDGEPVYDILKERAWDYIEPPQIEDFSSFSYLYYGSLAYRSERTAATIRKLIEESGLPRFVDLNVRPPWFDESWVDVLVDGADWLKLNHDELQRLTQMPCETQGQVRQAVDKFRTGHKVANFCITSGSKGAFLATEDGDGIEIAVTKPDPLVDTVGAGDGFASVLLAGLISGRPLRQVGEAASRFAGKVCENHGATCQDKSFYEDVFI